One Gloeobacter morelensis MG652769 DNA window includes the following coding sequences:
- a CDS encoding aldo/keto reductase — MEQRQLGKGGPRVSALGLGCMGMSDFYGKADEQESIATIRQALEAGITLFNTGDFYGMGHNEMLLREALADRREQVFLSVKFGAQRAPDGTFLGFDARPAAVKTALAYTLRRLGTDHVDLYQPARVDPAVPIEETVGAIAEMVQAGYVRYIGLSEASAATVRRAHAVHPIAALEIEYSLITRDIEAEVLPTVRALGIGLVAYGVLSRGLLSDRATGAFAADDFRAHLPRFAGENLQNNLALVEALRALAAEKGVGVAQLAIAWVLARGEDIVPLVGARRPARLAEALAAARMQLSAEDMARIAAAVPPAAVAGTRYSTDQMAMLDS; from the coding sequence ATGGAACAAAGGCAATTGGGCAAAGGGGGTCCGCGCGTGTCGGCCCTCGGTCTGGGGTGCATGGGGATGTCGGATTTTTACGGCAAAGCCGACGAACAGGAGAGCATCGCCACGATTCGCCAGGCCCTCGAGGCGGGGATCACTCTGTTCAACACCGGCGATTTTTACGGCATGGGGCACAACGAAATGTTGTTGCGCGAGGCGCTTGCAGACCGGCGCGAGCAGGTGTTTCTCTCGGTCAAATTTGGCGCCCAGCGCGCCCCGGATGGGACTTTTCTTGGTTTCGACGCCCGCCCGGCGGCGGTGAAGACGGCTCTCGCCTACACCCTGCGCCGCCTGGGGACGGACCATGTCGATCTCTACCAGCCCGCGCGCGTCGACCCGGCCGTGCCCATCGAGGAGACCGTCGGCGCCATCGCCGAAATGGTCCAGGCAGGCTACGTCCGCTACATCGGTCTGTCGGAGGCGTCCGCCGCCACAGTGCGCCGCGCCCACGCCGTCCATCCGATTGCGGCGCTTGAAATCGAGTACTCGCTGATTACCCGCGACATCGAGGCTGAGGTGCTCCCGACCGTGCGCGCACTGGGCATCGGGCTGGTGGCCTACGGGGTGCTCTCGCGGGGGCTACTGAGCGATCGGGCCACCGGCGCGTTTGCGGCGGACGATTTTCGGGCGCACCTGCCGCGCTTTGCGGGGGAGAATCTGCAGAACAACCTCGCCCTGGTCGAAGCGCTGCGGGCGCTGGCGGCCGAGAAGGGTGTAGGAGTTGCACAGCTGGCGATCGCCTGGGTACTGGCGCGCGGCGAGGACATCGTGCCCCTGGTGGGAGCGCGGCGGCCCGCGCGGCTGGCCGAAGCCCTGGCCGCCGCCCGGATGCAGTTGAGTGCTGAGGATATGGCGCGCATCGCGGCGGCCGTACCGCCCGCCGCTGTGGCCGGGACGCGCTACAGTACGGATCAAATGGCCATGCTGGACAGCTGA
- a CDS encoding TetR family transcriptional regulator gives MSDTTRSRILEAAELLLRRHGPAKLTVTDVARHLGMSHANVYRHFASKADLLDAIAERWLHTVSGALEPIALADGPAAERLEDWAVGLWQQKRRKISDDPEHFAMYHGVAEAARGVVARHVETLLGQLERILADGAALEEFRITDPAAAARAVWHATVRFHHPRLVTADPACEAELRAVLALVTAGLRTGAL, from the coding sequence GTGTCCGACACCACCCGCTCCCGCATTCTCGAAGCCGCCGAACTGCTCCTGCGCCGCCACGGTCCGGCCAAGCTCACCGTGACCGACGTGGCCCGTCACCTGGGCATGAGCCACGCCAACGTCTACCGGCATTTTGCGAGCAAAGCCGACTTGCTCGACGCCATCGCCGAGCGCTGGCTGCATACCGTCTCAGGAGCGCTCGAACCGATCGCCCTGGCCGACGGGCCGGCGGCGGAGCGCCTGGAAGACTGGGCGGTGGGCCTCTGGCAGCAGAAGCGGCGCAAAATCAGCGACGATCCCGAGCACTTTGCGATGTACCACGGCGTGGCCGAGGCGGCACGCGGCGTCGTCGCCCGCCACGTCGAGACGCTGCTGGGTCAACTGGAGCGCATCCTGGCCGACGGTGCTGCCTTAGAAGAGTTTCGGATAACCGACCCGGCGGCCGCCGCCCGGGCGGTCTGGCACGCCACCGTGCGCTTTCACCACCCGCGCTTGGTGACGGCAGACCCCGCCTGCGAAGCAGAACTGCGAGCTGTCCTTGCCCTGGTGACAGCCGGGCTGCGCACCGGGGCGCTCTGA
- a CDS encoding pseudouridine synthase: protein MNQGWTYCDRIGPESAGLTVLEYYRSRYRHSGDHEWQARIETGQVLLDDRSTSPTELLRSAQVLTYCRPPWQEPAAPLDIAVIYADEQVLVVAKPGGLPVLPGGGFLEHTLLWQVRRRFAGEQPPVPIHRLGRGTSGLLLLARTHASRAALSEQMRRQRIGKLYRALASGTGMLDRFTVRQPIGKVPHPLLGTLWAAAADGLPARSDCVVLRRRCTDSLLAVAISTGRPHQIRIHLAAAGYPLIGDPLFGPGGVARLDNGASVPGDGGYFLHAHRLSFLHPTSGRRLVLECPPPPELT, encoded by the coding sequence GTGAACCAGGGCTGGACCTACTGCGACCGCATCGGACCCGAATCCGCAGGTTTGACGGTGCTCGAATATTACCGGTCGCGCTACCGCCACTCGGGCGACCACGAGTGGCAGGCGCGCATCGAGACCGGACAGGTGCTCCTCGACGACAGGTCCACCAGCCCCACCGAACTTTTGCGCTCCGCCCAGGTGCTCACTTACTGCCGCCCGCCCTGGCAGGAGCCTGCGGCGCCGCTCGACATCGCCGTCATCTATGCCGACGAACAGGTGCTGGTGGTGGCCAAGCCCGGCGGGCTGCCGGTGCTGCCGGGGGGCGGCTTTCTGGAGCACACGCTGCTGTGGCAGGTGAGGCGGCGCTTCGCAGGCGAGCAACCGCCTGTACCTATCCATCGCCTGGGCCGGGGCACATCGGGTCTGCTGCTGCTCGCCCGCACCCACGCCAGCCGCGCCGCCCTCAGCGAGCAGATGCGCCGGCAACGCATCGGCAAGCTTTATCGGGCTCTCGCCTCGGGTACCGGCATGCTCGATCGCTTCACGGTCCGCCAGCCCATCGGCAAAGTACCCCACCCTCTGCTTGGTACCCTCTGGGCCGCTGCCGCGGACGGCCTTCCCGCCCGCAGCGACTGCGTCGTTCTGCGCCGCCGATGCACCGACAGCCTGCTTGCGGTGGCGATCTCCACCGGCAGGCCGCACCAGATCCGTATTCATCTGGCGGCGGCCGGTTATCCCCTCATCGGCGATCCGCTTTTTGGCCCCGGTGGCGTTGCCCGCCTCGACAACGGCGCTTCGGTGCCCGGCGACGGCGGCTATTTTCTGCACGCCCACCGCCTGTCTTTTTTGCACCCGACTTCCGGCCGCCGACTGGTTCTTGAGTGCCCGCCGCCGCCCGAACTCACCTGA
- a CDS encoding DUF4439 domain-containing protein encodes MDNAMRAASRRSLLLAGAAGTLSLMAGTRLAFGQDKGDLAILQAAHDLESQAIWAYGAAAGKLSKTDVGKTVLELALRNQADHKSHRAALADAIKSLGATPTPAKDSYDLSAYLKAGEGGLDSDANIAKLALALEIDAALAYQAAFGKLKTPALQAAASSILPAEAGHATAIRAVFHGLMPTVQEVPAAFLSAQTRKNWILKV; translated from the coding sequence ATGGACAATGCGATGCGCGCGGCTTCCCGCCGGTCTTTGCTTCTTGCCGGTGCGGCCGGAACGTTGAGCCTTATGGCGGGTACGCGGCTTGCTTTCGGTCAGGACAAAGGCGATCTGGCCATTTTGCAGGCGGCCCACGATCTCGAAAGCCAGGCCATCTGGGCCTACGGGGCGGCGGCCGGTAAGCTCTCCAAGACCGATGTAGGTAAAACCGTGCTGGAATTGGCCCTGCGCAACCAGGCAGATCACAAAAGCCACCGTGCTGCCCTCGCGGACGCCATCAAGAGCCTCGGCGCCACCCCCACTCCGGCCAAAGATTCCTACGACTTGTCGGCCTATCTGAAGGCGGGCGAAGGCGGGCTCGATTCTGACGCCAATATCGCCAAGCTGGCCCTGGCCCTCGAAATCGACGCGGCCCTCGCCTACCAGGCAGCCTTCGGCAAGCTCAAGACCCCGGCCTTGCAAGCGGCGGCCAGTTCGATTCTGCCCGCCGAGGCCGGTCACGCCACGGCCATCCGTGCGGTCTTCCACGGCCTGATGCCCACAGTGCAGGAGGTGCCCGCCGCCTTCTTAAGCGCCCAGACCCGCAAAAACTGGATCTTGAAGGTATAG
- a CDS encoding cupredoxin domain-containing protein: MFRPLPILAVVLVAVPAAVLAAPAPPPATVIAIESFQFTPENVVIPKGSRVTFVNKDAAPHSATPEEGAKFTGTGRLLAGESKTLTFPDNGVYDYFCEFHTTMKGRVTVR, encoded by the coding sequence ATGTTCCGACCGTTGCCAATTCTGGCAGTGGTACTGGTGGCGGTGCCCGCGGCGGTCCTGGCCGCCCCGGCGCCGCCGCCTGCCACCGTAATTGCCATCGAATCGTTCCAGTTCACCCCAGAAAATGTCGTGATTCCCAAAGGCAGCCGGGTGACTTTCGTCAACAAAGACGCTGCTCCTCACAGTGCTACTCCGGAGGAGGGCGCCAAATTCACCGGGACAGGCAGACTGCTTGCCGGTGAGAGCAAGACACTCACTTTCCCCGACAATGGCGTGTACGACTACTTCTGCGAGTTTCACACGACGATGAAGGGGCGGGTCACAGTCCGTTAG
- a CDS encoding Fic family protein codes for MDWTTDRLSKRLTFSPERAEALFAALSEIDAVKTAFRITGKLPPQTISRLTQSVIVTSTGASNRIEGNRLTDEEVEALYKNLRIRKLRTRDEQEVAGYLETLALVLGSYAGMKLNEALILQLHRDMLKYSQKDERQRGNYKFGPNRVEAKDQSGNVVGVLFDPTPPHLTAKEMHELVEWFGWAEANAFKHPLIRIGNFIFEYLAIHPFQDGNGRTSRLLTNLLLLQHGYAFTALVSHEKLIEERKADYYLALNRTQSSWKSDSEDIYPWLLYFLEIVKAQAMKALELIEQDNIEILLSEKQIALWQWAQSRNHPEFSRKDAVEALNFPPRTVESIIKKLEGLKRLERIGEGRSTRYRVIL; via the coding sequence ATGGATTGGACCACTGACAGACTGAGCAAACGCCTCACCTTTAGCCCCGAGCGGGCCGAGGCGCTGTTTGCCGCCTTGTCTGAGATCGACGCGGTCAAGACCGCCTTCCGGATCACCGGCAAGCTGCCGCCGCAAACCATCAGCCGCCTGACGCAGTCGGTGATCGTCACCTCCACGGGCGCATCGAACCGGATCGAGGGCAACCGGCTCACCGACGAGGAGGTCGAAGCGCTCTATAAAAATCTGCGCATCCGCAAGCTCCGAACGCGCGACGAGCAAGAAGTCGCCGGCTATCTGGAGACGCTTGCGCTGGTCCTTGGCTCCTATGCCGGCATGAAGCTGAACGAGGCACTCATCCTCCAGCTCCATCGCGACATGCTCAAATACTCGCAGAAGGACGAACGCCAACGCGGAAACTACAAGTTCGGCCCCAATCGCGTTGAAGCGAAGGATCAAAGCGGCAACGTGGTGGGCGTGCTCTTCGACCCGACACCGCCACACTTGACTGCCAAGGAAATGCACGAGCTCGTCGAGTGGTTTGGATGGGCCGAAGCGAACGCCTTTAAGCACCCGCTTATCCGGATCGGCAATTTCATTTTCGAGTATCTGGCCATCCACCCTTTCCAGGACGGCAATGGCCGTACAAGTCGCCTGCTGACCAATCTTCTGCTTCTTCAGCATGGCTATGCGTTCACGGCACTGGTGTCCCATGAAAAACTGATTGAGGAGCGCAAAGCTGACTACTACCTCGCGCTCAACCGCACCCAGTCGAGTTGGAAATCGGACAGCGAGGATATCTACCCGTGGCTGCTCTATTTTCTTGAGATTGTCAAAGCGCAGGCGATGAAAGCGCTTGAGCTGATTGAGCAGGACAACATTGAAATTCTGCTGTCAGAAAAGCAGATCGCACTCTGGCAATGGGCGCAGTCGCGCAACCATCCGGAATTCAGCCGCAAGGACGCCGTGGAGGCATTGAATTTTCCCCCTCGTACTGTCGAGTCAATTATCAAAAAACTGGAGGGGCTCAAGCGGCTTGAGCGCATCGGAGAAGGCCGGAGCACGCGCTACAGGGTGATCTTGTGA